From the Winogradskyella forsetii genome, the window TGTCTAAACTAAAGTAAACCTATTGACAATGAAAACTATACATCATTTGGATTTGTATGGATATTTCAGATCATTTCAATTTAAGCTCAAAGACTTTTAGTAACTTAGGGACTTATTAATCAAAATCAATCAAATACAATGAAAAAATCAATCCTTTTTTTAATTATGTTGTTTAGTATGGCTGCAGTCTCTGCTCAAATTAGCGGGAAATTAATGCAATATCCAGATGTTTCAGACACACATATCACTTTTACTTATGGTAATGATGTTTGGATAGCGTCAAAATCTGGAGGTATTGCCAACAGGTTAAGCTCACCTGCTGGAGCAGAAAGCTTCCCGCGCTTTTCCCCTAATGGCAAAATGATCGCCTACACCGCTAATTATAATGGAAACAGCGACGTTTATGTCATTGACATTAATGGTGGTATCCCAAAACGATTAACTTATCATGGCATGAATGACAAAGTATTAGGCTGGACTCCTGATGGAAAATCAGTACTATTTTCATCTTCTAGGGAAAGCGGACGTCAACGCTACAGTCAATTTTATACCATATCCATTGAAGGTGGCACACCAGAAAAGCTGAGTATCCCTTATGGAGAATATGCCGCTTTTTCTGATGATGGTAACAAAATTGCTTATACTGACCGATCTAGAGTATCTCGTAATTGGAAACGTTATCGTGGTGGCACAGCTCCAGATATTTTAGTTTTTGACCTTAAAACGTTTAAAACAGAAAATATTACAATGAATAGTGCCAATGACGAACTGCCAATGTGGATTGGTGAGACCATATTTTATATGTCTGACAACGGACCAAACAAAAGAAATAATCTTTGGAAATATGATTTAAATACCAAAACCAATAGTCAATTAACCCAATTTAAGGATTATGACATTACGTTTCCAGAAAGTAGCAATAGTGATATTATCTTTGAAGTTGGCGGTAATTTATACCTATATAATATAGCTTCGGGTAAAACGAATGAAGTCAATATTCAAATTATTTCCGACCAAAAAGAACTTATTCCCGAAATTAAAAAAGTAGAGGATTATTTACAAGATGCCACGTTGAGTCCAGATGGTAACCGTGTTGTTGTTCAAGCCAGAGGCGAATTATTCAATTTACCTGCAACAGAAGGTTTTGTATCCAACATTACAAGTACTTCTGGCGTTGCTGAACGCAGTCCTTCTTGGTCTCCAGACGGGAAACATGTAGCCTATTGGAGCGATGCAGATGGCGAGTATCAACTTCTGTTACACGACATGGAAGGCACGAGCAAACCAAAACAAATTACCAAACATAAAAACGGGTTTTATTACAATATTTACTGGTCACCGGATAGCGAAAAAATGGCGTTCGTAGATCAAGCTATGAACATAAAATATATAGATGTAAAGAGCAAAAAAGAAACTACGGTAGATAAAGGCAAGTACATGTTTCAAGGTAACTTAAGTAATTTTTCAGTGACTTGGTCACCAGATAGTAACTTTTTTGCCTATTCCAGAAGTACAGATAACAGAGCAAGAACGGCCATATTTGTTTATGATATAAATAAGAATGCTGCGAAACAATTAACTTCCGGTTACTATTCAGACTATTCACCTGAGTTCAGTAAAGATGGTAAGTATTTATTTTTTAAAACCAACCGTACGTTTGAACCTGTATATTCAGACATGGATAATACATTCATTTATCCCAATTCTTCTAATATAGCCGTGGCAACATTGGATAAATCTACCACCTCATTGTTATCCGTTAAAAATGATGCGTACGAAATAAAAAAGGAAGAGGATGAAAATGATAAAAAGAAGGATGATGACAAGTCAAAAGATGAGACCACTAAAAAAGAAATCGAGACCACTAAAATAGATTTTGATGGTTTTGAAGACCGTGTGGAACTTTTAGATGTTCCAGCAGGGAATTTTGGTAGCATAACCGCATTAAAAGATAAATTAATATTCGCTAAATATCCTAATTCCGGAGCGGAATCCGAAAGCTCGTCAGCATTACACTATTATGATTTTAAAGAACGGGAAGTCAAACAGATTATAGATGATGTCTCTAATTATCTCGTTGCTTCCAATGCCGAAAAAATCCTTATTGTAAAAGATTCTAAATTCGCTGTCATTGAAGTCGGAGAAAATAAAAAGATTGAAAAAACCGTGCCTTTGCAGGATATGACAATGACTGTGATCCCCAAAGAAGAATGGAAACAAATTTTTAATGATGTATGGCGTTTAGAACGTGACTTTTTCTACGATCCAAATATGCATGGTGTCGATTGGGAAATGATGAAAACCCGTTATGGCAAACTCATTGAACAAGCTAACACCAGAAATGATGTTAATATTATAATTGGTGACTTAATTGCAGAATTAAATGCCTCCCACACCTATAATGGAGGTGGTGACAGCGAATCATCAAAACTCATGAATGTTGGTTATTTGGGTGCGGATTTAAAACTCAATAATGGTGCGTTTCAAATACACAAAATTCTGTCTGGAGCTTCATGGGATGCCGAAGTACGATCGCCTTTAGCTAAACCTGGTTTAGAGGTAAAAGAAGGTGATTACATTTTAGCAATCAATGGCACGCCTATAGATATAAACAAACCTATTTCAG encodes:
- a CDS encoding S41 family peptidase, which encodes MKKSILFLIMLFSMAAVSAQISGKLMQYPDVSDTHITFTYGNDVWIASKSGGIANRLSSPAGAESFPRFSPNGKMIAYTANYNGNSDVYVIDINGGIPKRLTYHGMNDKVLGWTPDGKSVLFSSSRESGRQRYSQFYTISIEGGTPEKLSIPYGEYAAFSDDGNKIAYTDRSRVSRNWKRYRGGTAPDILVFDLKTFKTENITMNSANDELPMWIGETIFYMSDNGPNKRNNLWKYDLNTKTNSQLTQFKDYDITFPESSNSDIIFEVGGNLYLYNIASGKTNEVNIQIISDQKELIPEIKKVEDYLQDATLSPDGNRVVVQARGELFNLPATEGFVSNITSTSGVAERSPSWSPDGKHVAYWSDADGEYQLLLHDMEGTSKPKQITKHKNGFYYNIYWSPDSEKMAFVDQAMNIKYIDVKSKKETTVDKGKYMFQGNLSNFSVTWSPDSNFFAYSRSTDNRARTAIFVYDINKNAAKQLTSGYYSDYSPEFSKDGKYLFFKTNRTFEPVYSDMDNTFIYPNSSNIAVATLDKSTTSLLSVKNDAYEIKKEEDENDKKKDDDKSKDETTKKEIETTKIDFDGFEDRVELLDVPAGNFGSITALKDKLIFAKYPNSGAESESSSALHYYDFKEREVKQIIDDVSNYLVASNAEKILIVKDSKFAVIEVGENKKIEKTVPLQDMTMTVIPKEEWKQIFNDVWRLERDFFYDPNMHGVDWEMMKTRYGKLIEQANTRNDVNIIIGDLIAELNASHTYNGGGDSESSKLMNVGYLGADLKLNNGAFQIHKILSGASWDAEVRSPLAKPGLEVKEGDYILAINGTPIDINKPISAALQGLANTAVQLTVNSSPNMKDAKQIVVKPLSSETRLRHLAWIENNRKRVDEATNGKVGYIYVRSTGRDGQNELVRQFYAQMEKEGLIIDERFNSGGQIPDRFIELLDRKPLAFWAVRDGKDWAWPPSGNFGAKVMLINGFSGSGGDAFPDYFRKRNLGPLIGTRTWGGLIGISGAPSLIDNGGVTVPTFRMYDPSGEWFKEGHGVDPDIEVIEDFQSLAKGTDAQLEAGITEVMKLMETNFKTPSRPAYEKRN